Proteins encoded by one window of Engraulis encrasicolus isolate BLACKSEA-1 chromosome 23, IST_EnEncr_1.0, whole genome shotgun sequence:
- the atox1 gene encoding copper transport protein ATOX1: MTKHEFFVDMTCEGCSGAVTRVLTKLDVKFDIDLPNKKVFIESDKDTDVLLETLKKTGKAVNYIGPK, translated from the exons ATGACG AAACACGAGTTCTTTGTCGATATGACGTGTGAGGGTTGTTCTGGAGCAGTAACCCGCGTTCTCACCAAACTGG ATGTGAAGTTTGACATAGATCTCCCCAACAAGAAAGTGTTCATCGagtcagacaaagacacagatgtCCTTCTGGAAACGCTGAAGAAGACTGGGAAAGCTGTGAACTACATAGGCCCCAAGTGA